One region of Helicoverpa zea isolate HzStark_Cry1AcR chromosome 24, ilHelZeax1.1, whole genome shotgun sequence genomic DNA includes:
- the LOC124642161 gene encoding cilia- and flagella-associated protein 53-like, translating to MEPLPPRQKAPKDGQGPRGWPDCYYTSRVLDSTFRYVKFVKKLRALEDEQRRGAVNKLKEEKDKQYSDFFIRCDRRSLINNVARRVDLCLTSYQEDLKAKRQRLVDLLTAEEEMNIRKFVEQAQAGAEALWQDKKDRLAYLLDKRQKEHEEKYKDIPISKCVHAHPCIVKLRCKEMQEVQKMQIKENQAKKMSEIEIEKMWHEVAMKESEALAARLELDAIERRRRTEECIKHSDEQMALRKEQRRKDQERLKEESLRIKKMFEEMSRNEDEESRKLQEKRLEEARERSDMIKERQETVAKQQAEAKLVNDTWDSLAAVGLDEEEKKMQLKRRKQMELDICNRRISKIRRDKGQQSSEDAKILEQEAKRQQDVIDQRRCAYLKWSKKMQEEVRDGIIQQMKDNALTRERKAKEDADQVEYQRQVFKQVEALVKHRELTEAQARKIFQSQLLEQIDYNKLLKDRARAEELDQIKKCESAADEYQYQITKILCRLFFSEEIHPFMKQMYKGLKMQEKCPCSKPDYCAVGPKPITGAKPHSVPVLGPKGGPASNAPVAAKVPMPKYDPGVLGQDAPAKSASK from the exons ATGGAGCCGCTCCCGCCTCGACAAAAAGCGCCTAAAGACGGGCAGGGGCCCAGAGGCTGGCCTGATTGTTACTAT ACATCTCGCGTGCTAGACTCGACGTTTCGCTACGTGAAGTTCGTAAAGAAACTACGTGCTTTAGAGGATGAACAGCGTCGCGGCGCCGTCAACAAACTCAAGGAGGAGAAGGACAAGCAGTACAGCGACTTCTTTATACGATGCGATCGCAG ATCCCTAATAAACAACGTGGCGAGGCGTGTCGACCTCTGTTTGACGTCCTACCAAGAAGATCTAAAGGCGAAAAGACAGAG ACTAGTAGACCTTTTAACGGCCGAAGAAGAGATGAATATACGCAAATTCGTGGAACAAGCCCAGGCGGGGGCTGAAGCACTATGGCAGGATAAGAAGGATCGCCTTGCCTACCTGCTGGATAAGAGGCAGAAGGAACACGAAGAGAAATATAAGGATATACCTAT ATCAAAATGCGTGCACGCACATCCATGCATAGTAAAGTTGCGTTGTAAAGAGATGCAAGAGGTACAAAAGATGCAGATTAAAGAAAACCAGGCTAAGAAAATGTCCGAAATTGAGATAGAGAAGATGTGGCACGAAGTCGCTATGAAGGAGTCTGAAGCTTTG GCGGCTCGTTTAGAATTGGACGCGATCGAGCGTCGCCGACGTACTGAAGAATGCATCAAACACAGCGACGAACAGATGGCCTTAAGAAAGGAACAGAGAAGGAAAGACCAGGAGCGACTTAAGGAAGAGTCCTTGAGGATCAAAAAGATGTTTGAGGAGATGAGTAGGAATGAGGATGAGG AGTCACGCAAACTCCAAGAGAAACGTCTAGAAGAAGCCAGAGAGCGCAGTGATATGATAAAAGAACGCCAAGAGACTGTAGCCAAACAGCAAGCAGAGGCCAAACTCGTCAACGATACCTGGGACTCACTCGCCGCCGTCGGCTTGGACGAGGAGGAGAAGAAAATGCAATTGAAGAGGAGGAAACAG ATGGAACTAGATATATGCAACAGGCGCATTTCTAAGATCAGACGCGACAAGGGTCAGCAGAGCAGCGAAGACGCGAAGATTCTAGAACAGGAGGCGAAGCGACAGCAGGACGTCATCGACCAGAGGCGGTGCGCGTATCTTAAGTGGTCTAAGAAGATGCAAGAG GAGGTCCGCGACGGCATTATACAACAAATGAAAGACAACGCCTTAACCCGCGAACGCAAAGCGAAGGAAGACGCCGACCAAGTGGAATACCAAAGACAAGTGTTCAAGCAAGTTGAAGCGCTCGTCAAACATAGGGAACTTACCGAAGCTCAGGCTAGGAAGATCTTCCAGTCTCAGCTGTTGGAGCAGATTGATTATAACAAGCTGCTTAAG GATCGAGCGCGGGCGGAAGAATTGGATCAGATCAAAAAATGCGAAAGCGCAGCTGATGAGTACCAGTATCAGATCACCAAGATATTGTGTCG ATTATTCTTCAGCGAAGAGATCCATCCATTCATGAAACAAATGTACAAAGGCTTGAAGATGCAGGAAAAATGTCCCTGTTCCAAACCAGATTAC